From Coffea arabica cultivar ET-39 chromosome 2e, Coffea Arabica ET-39 HiFi, whole genome shotgun sequence, the proteins below share one genomic window:
- the LOC113731613 gene encoding uncharacterized protein, with translation MPRRSSGGRPAPRPAARHAPARNPPQPVNHAPPPAPVQASGGGSLLGNIGSTIAQGMAFGTGSAMAHRAADAVMGPRTIQHETVGSEAAAAPAPTTNSMGGSDTCSVHAKAFQDCLNGYGNDISKCQFYMDMLSECRRNSGSMMSS, from the exons ATGCCTCGCCGAAGCTCAGGGG GAAGACCTGCACCACGGCCAGCTGCTCGTCACGCACCAGCCCGCAATCCTCCTCAACCTG TGAATCATGCACCTCCTCCTGCTCCCGTTCAAGCTAGTGGTGGTGGATCCTTGCTTGGAAACATCGGTTCAACCATAGCGCAAG GCATGGCTTTTGGTACTGGAAGTGCAATGGCTCACAGGGCTGCTGATGCTGTCATGGGTCCACGGACCATTCAACATGAAACTGTTGGCTCTGAAGCAGCTGCTGCTCCTGCACCAACCACAAACAGCATGGGTGGTTCTGATACTTGCAGTGTGCATGCTAAGGCATTCCAAGAT TGCTTGAATGGCTATGGCAATGACATCAGCAAGTGTCAGTTTTACATGGATATGTTGTCCGAATGCAGGAGGAACTCTGGGTCTATGATGAGTTCTTGA